Proteins encoded within one genomic window of Dictyoglomus sp.:
- a CDS encoding Rrf2 family transcriptional regulator, protein MKLSTRSRYGLRALIYLANNQEKSPISVRTIAQNEEIPLRYLERIMRILSQKGFVKAEVGAEGGYSLNRRPEDISVFEVIEALEGRITLVLCIENGSKCKRAPTCLTRPLWKELNDAMKSVLKKYTLKDFIASKESLEV, encoded by the coding sequence ATGAAATTATCAACAAGGTCAAGATATGGTTTAAGAGCTTTAATTTATCTTGCTAATAATCAAGAAAAATCCCCTATCAGTGTAAGAACTATAGCTCAAAACGAGGAAATTCCTTTGAGATATCTAGAGAGAATCATGAGAATTCTTTCTCAAAAGGGATTTGTGAAAGCGGAAGTAGGTGCAGAAGGGGGATACAGTTTAAATAGGAGACCTGAGGATATTAGTGTTTTTGAAGTTATAGAAGCATTAGAAGGTCGAATAACCTTAGTCTTATGTATAGAAAATGGATCAAAATGTAAAAGGGCTCCTACTTGTCTTACAAGACCCCTTTGGAAGGAATTAAATGATGCTATGAAAAGTGTTCTTAAAAAATATACTTTGAAGGATTTTATTGCTTCAAAGGAATCTTTGGAGGTATAA
- a CDS encoding MoxR family ATPase, with translation MNIEAYLEFKNKIINNLSKVIVGKENIIELITISFICGGHVLIEDVPGLGKTLMVKAFARTLGGNFKRIQFTPDLLPSDLTGINFYNQKTGDFEFKPGPLFANIILADEINRATPRTQSSLLEAMEERQITVDGITRKLPDPFMVLATQNPVETYGVFPLPEAQLDRFFMRIKIGYPKREEEVEIINRNKRFDLLEDIETVITKEEIDYVRKNYSNVKISKEVMDYLLDIIDKTRNSDNIQLGVSPRGSIALFKGCQVYALFRGRDYIIPEDIKELAPYILNHRIITLGTMKSKDIYGFIRTIIESIKVPLEDI, from the coding sequence ATGAATATCGAAGCCTATTTAGAATTTAAAAATAAAATTATAAATAACCTATCTAAGGTTATAGTAGGAAAGGAAAATATTATCGAATTAATTACTATAAGCTTTATTTGTGGAGGACATGTGCTTATTGAAGATGTTCCTGGTCTTGGTAAAACTTTAATGGTTAAAGCCTTTGCAAGAACCCTTGGAGGTAATTTCAAAAGAATACAGTTTACTCCTGATTTGCTTCCTTCAGATCTTACAGGAATAAATTTTTATAATCAAAAAACTGGAGATTTTGAATTTAAACCTGGACCTCTTTTTGCTAATATAATATTAGCAGATGAGATAAATAGAGCAACTCCAAGAACTCAATCGAGTCTATTAGAAGCAATGGAGGAAAGACAAATAACTGTAGATGGAATTACAAGAAAACTTCCCGATCCCTTTATGGTACTTGCTACTCAAAATCCTGTTGAAACTTATGGAGTTTTTCCTCTTCCTGAGGCGCAACTAGATAGATTTTTTATGAGAATAAAAATAGGATACCCAAAAAGAGAGGAAGAGGTAGAGATTATAAATAGGAATAAGCGTTTTGATTTGCTTGAAGATATAGAAACAGTAATAACTAAAGAAGAGATAGATTATGTAAGGAAAAATTATAGCAATGTAAAAATATCAAAGGAAGTGATGGATTATCTTTTAGATATAATTGATAAAACAAGAAATTCTGATAATATTCAATTAGGAGTAAGCCCACGAGGAAGTATTGCCCTTTTTAAGGGATGTCAGGTTTATGCCCTCTTTCGAGGAAGAGATTATATAATCCCTGAGGATATCAAAGAACTTGCTCCCTATATTCTTAATCATAGGATAATAACCTTAGGAACAATGAAAAGTAAAGACATATATGGATTTATAAGAACAATTATTGAAAGTATAAAAGTTCCTTTGGAGGATATTTAA
- a CDS encoding DUF933 domain-containing protein — protein MAILIIGRKGSGKSTLLKILSQGKGNIKPFDINIHAVPKEDDRLIHLSKVFQSKTLTPIHMDFIDFPLDATFTKKTPQLTTYVQRSDLILYIIPLFLEEKNPLEEIKEEENEIILNDLEICERLLKDRRINIAEKTLLEKVHQYLMEEKPLSSCDLRLDEIKMLTAWNFLSLKPIFYLINVSQDFMEKKEEIDSIKNSLYVEKKQYLVFSASLEEEILEMDIKDKSEYLSLFGFEKTIKERLYEIIFNYFDLITFFTGNEKEVRAWKLKKGSSVLEAAGTIHTDLAKGFIRAEVISWDKLVSAGSWKTAQQNGLISLEKKEYIVKEGDVIFIRFHL, from the coding sequence ATGGCTATTTTAATCATAGGAAGAAAGGGCTCAGGAAAAAGTACCCTCTTAAAGATTCTCTCTCAAGGAAAAGGAAATATAAAGCCCTTTGACATAAATATTCATGCTGTACCTAAAGAGGATGATAGATTAATTCACCTCTCCAAAGTTTTTCAAAGTAAAACTTTAACTCCTATTCATATGGATTTTATAGATTTTCCATTGGATGCAACCTTCACAAAAAAGACTCCTCAACTTACTACGTACGTCCAAAGATCTGATCTTATTTTATATATAATTCCCCTTTTTCTTGAAGAAAAAAATCCTTTAGAAGAAATAAAAGAGGAAGAAAATGAAATTATATTGAATGACTTAGAAATCTGCGAAAGGCTTCTTAAAGATAGAAGAATAAATATTGCGGAAAAAACTCTTTTAGAAAAAGTCCATCAATATTTAATGGAGGAAAAACCTTTAAGTTCTTGTGATCTAAGATTAGATGAAATAAAAATGTTAACTGCATGGAATTTTTTAAGCCTAAAACCTATATTTTATTTAATTAACGTTTCTCAAGATTTTATGGAAAAGAAAGAAGAGATTGATTCAATTAAAAATTCACTGTATGTAGAAAAAAAGCAATATCTTGTTTTTTCTGCAAGTTTAGAAGAAGAAATCTTAGAGATGGATATAAAAGATAAATCAGAATATCTTTCTTTATTTGGTTTTGAAAAAACTATAAAAGAAAGATTATATGAGATAATTTTTAATTATTTTGACTTGATTACTTTTTTTACAGGAAATGAAAAGGAAGTAAGAGCGTGGAAACTAAAAAAGGGAAGCTCTGTATTAGAAGCTGCAGGAACAATACATACTGATTTAGCAAAGGGATTTATAAGAGCAGAAGTTATCTCTTGGGATAAATTAGTTTCAGCAGGAAGCTGGAAAACAGCCCAACAAAATGGCTTAATATCCCTTGAAAAAAAAGAATATATTGTAAAAGAGGGAGACGTAATTTTTATAAGATTTCATCTTTAA
- the gyrA gene encoding DNA gyrase subunit A, translating into MEKNKIFLVGLEKEMEASYLDYAMSVIVGRALPEARDGLKPVQRRILYSMYESGVHAGKPYKKSAHIVGNVLGRYHPHGDAAVYDALVRMAQDFSFRYPLVDGHGNFGSIDGDEPAAMRYTEVRLTPISMEILEDLDKDVVDFVPNYDNSLKEPVVLPSKVPQLLINGSSGIAVGMATNIPPHNLSEIIDALLYIIENPNCDIEEILKIISGPDFPTGGIIIGKKGIRESYLTGKGKIIIRAKLKVEENKKGDKSIIITEIPYQVNKANLLTQIAELVQEKKIQGIKDLRDESDRHGIRVVIELKKEADPKIIINQLYKHTPLETTYGIILLAVLDGQPKLFNLLELLKVFLDHRKEVVTRRVKYDLEKAQKRVHILEGLLIALQNLDEVIRIIKSSQNTEKAKENLVLKFKLSHNQAQAILEMRLQQLTTLEREKLEKESKNLYSEIEKLKSILEDEKLLWKEISEELKEIKKKYADKRRTEIQEEEKESLTIEDLLPDNPEVVCITQEGYIKRLPLSTYQLQRRGGKGLNTLANQHQDIITNLTITSTKSSLLFFSNLGRVYSIKTYELPETSRQSKGASLREYINLSDEEKITEIISINSDLKGKYLFFITSRGTVKKTLFDEFLNVRKGGINAISLEKGDFLVNVLLTSGEDEVMLFTKKGFAIRISEKQVREMGRNAQGVIGIKLQEEDYVIGGIIVKEGKDILLVTSNGFGKRISINEFHVQGRGGRGVRAIKISKKTGELIQVKDIAEDDEILLSTSRGQIIRLAGNSIPVQKRNSQGVKLVSLSSEDQVIALDLIGDINKK; encoded by the coding sequence ATGGAAAAAAATAAGATCTTTTTAGTGGGATTAGAAAAAGAAATGGAAGCATCGTATCTAGATTACGCTATGAGCGTAATCGTAGGACGTGCTTTACCTGAAGCAAGAGACGGACTAAAGCCTGTACAAAGAAGAATTCTTTATTCCATGTATGAATCTGGTGTCCATGCAGGAAAACCATATAAGAAGAGTGCCCACATTGTGGGAAATGTATTAGGAAGATACCATCCCCATGGAGATGCTGCAGTATATGATGCATTAGTAAGAATGGCTCAGGATTTTTCCTTTAGATATCCCCTGGTAGATGGTCATGGAAATTTTGGGTCCATAGATGGAGATGAACCCGCTGCAATGCGATATACTGAGGTAAGATTAACTCCTATCTCCATGGAGATTTTAGAAGATTTAGATAAAGATGTTGTAGATTTTGTTCCTAATTACGATAATTCTTTAAAGGAACCTGTTGTATTACCCTCAAAAGTCCCTCAACTACTAATTAATGGTTCTTCAGGAATTGCGGTAGGGATGGCAACAAATATTCCTCCCCATAATCTTTCAGAAATAATTGATGCCCTTCTATATATAATAGAAAATCCCAATTGTGATATTGAAGAGATATTAAAAATAATTTCCGGTCCTGATTTTCCCACAGGAGGAATAATTATAGGTAAGAAGGGAATAAGAGAAAGTTATCTTACGGGTAAGGGGAAAATTATTATAAGAGCAAAATTAAAGGTAGAAGAAAATAAAAAGGGAGATAAAAGCATAATAATAACGGAAATTCCATATCAAGTTAATAAAGCAAATCTATTAACTCAAATTGCAGAACTAGTACAAGAAAAAAAGATTCAAGGAATAAAAGATTTAAGAGATGAATCCGATAGGCATGGAATAAGAGTGGTTATTGAGCTGAAAAAAGAGGCAGATCCTAAGATAATAATAAATCAATTATATAAGCATACACCTTTAGAAACAACTTATGGAATTATTCTTTTAGCAGTCCTTGATGGACAACCCAAATTATTTAATCTCTTAGAACTTTTAAAAGTTTTTTTAGATCATAGAAAAGAGGTCGTAACAAGAAGAGTTAAATATGATTTGGAAAAGGCTCAAAAAAGGGTCCATATATTAGAAGGACTATTAATAGCCTTACAAAATCTTGATGAAGTAATAAGAATTATAAAAAGCTCTCAAAATACAGAAAAAGCAAAGGAAAATTTAGTTTTGAAATTTAAGCTCTCCCATAATCAAGCTCAAGCAATATTAGAGATGAGGTTACAACAGTTAACCACATTAGAGCGAGAAAAATTAGAAAAAGAGTCAAAAAATCTGTATTCAGAGATTGAAAAATTGAAAAGCATTCTTGAAGATGAAAAACTATTATGGAAGGAAATTTCTGAAGAGTTAAAGGAAATAAAGAAAAAATATGCTGACAAAAGGAGAACAGAAATTCAAGAAGAAGAAAAGGAAAGTCTTACCATTGAAGATTTACTACCCGACAATCCAGAAGTAGTATGCATAACCCAAGAAGGATATATAAAAAGACTTCCTCTTTCCACTTATCAGCTTCAAAGAAGAGGAGGAAAAGGTTTAAATACCTTAGCAAATCAACATCAAGATATAATTACAAACCTTACAATTACTTCAACAAAAAGTAGCTTATTGTTCTTTAGTAATTTAGGAAGGGTTTATTCAATAAAGACCTATGAATTACCAGAAACCTCAAGACAAAGTAAAGGAGCATCTTTAAGGGAATATATCAATTTAAGCGATGAAGAAAAAATTACTGAGATAATTTCTATAAATTCTGATCTCAAAGGAAAATATCTTTTCTTCATTACTTCTAGGGGGACAGTGAAGAAAACATTATTTGATGAGTTTTTAAATGTGAGAAAGGGAGGAATAAACGCTATCTCTTTAGAAAAAGGAGATTTCTTAGTAAATGTTCTTCTAACCTCTGGAGAGGATGAAGTTATGCTCTTTACTAAGAAGGGATTTGCTATTAGAATAAGCGAGAAACAGGTAAGAGAAATGGGAAGAAATGCTCAAGGTGTGATCGGAATAAAACTACAAGAGGAAGATTATGTTATTGGAGGCATTATTGTAAAAGAAGGGAAAGATATCCTACTGGTGACTTCTAATGGTTTTGGAAAAAGGATTAGTATTAATGAGTTCCATGTTCAAGGAAGAGGAGGAAGAGGAGTAAGAGCCATAAAAATCTCAAAGAAAACAGGAGAATTAATTCAAGTTAAAGATATAGCAGAAGATGATGAAATTCTTTTAAGCACTTCAAGAGGGCAAATTATAAGACTTGCAGGAAATTCCATACCAGTTCAGAAGAGGAATTCTCAAGGAGTTAAATTAGTTTCTCTTTCATCTGAGGATCAAGTCATAGCCTTAGATTTAATAGGTGATATTAATAAAAAATGA
- a CDS encoding DUF58 domain-containing protein, translated as MLYVLFFLILLGILINIFAKRYILYNVYYKREISKKIVEIGEEFTITTTIENRKLLPVTFLQIIEQLPSVLEYRFKIERFIVKGFFYHTMTFFLLPFQRIKRSYKAICNTRGRYIFGEVSLLGGDFLGLNVISQNFFLNQEIIVLPKKIDIEKEIIPYGDYNGDISVRRWIIDDPTMIIGIKEYTGQEPAKTIHWPLSLKHGELMVKNFDFTYENNSMIILNVECSKPYWLRIDEDGIENCISIARGIGEIFYERKIPFGFVTNALIHGFSREENIIYPSSGDLHFSIFMEYLGRISYNVNLPLENILASYLDKSSLISTYVIITPKVLKEYINYINSLKNDLNEIIVISIYPDNLEFISNRIIKYFTKREDVAFIS; from the coding sequence TTGCTTTATGTACTTTTCTTTCTTATTCTTTTGGGAATTTTAATAAATATTTTCGCAAAAAGATATATTTTATATAATGTTTATTATAAAAGAGAAATTTCTAAAAAAATAGTAGAAATAGGAGAAGAATTTACTATAACTACCACTATAGAAAATAGAAAATTACTTCCTGTAACTTTTTTACAAATAATAGAACAACTTCCATCTGTTCTTGAATATAGATTTAAAATAGAAAGATTCATTGTTAAAGGCTTTTTTTATCATACTATGACCTTTTTTCTTTTGCCCTTTCAGAGGATAAAAAGAAGTTATAAAGCAATTTGTAATACTAGAGGAAGATATATATTTGGAGAAGTTTCCCTATTAGGTGGAGACTTTTTAGGATTAAATGTAATTTCTCAAAATTTTTTCCTTAATCAAGAGATTATAGTATTGCCTAAGAAGATTGATATCGAGAAGGAAATTATTCCATATGGAGATTACAATGGAGATATCTCTGTTAGAAGATGGATTATTGATGATCCTACAATGATCATTGGAATAAAAGAATATACAGGACAAGAACCTGCAAAAACTATACATTGGCCTTTATCCCTTAAGCATGGAGAACTTATGGTAAAAAATTTTGATTTTACCTATGAAAATAATTCCATGATAATTTTAAATGTAGAATGTTCAAAACCTTATTGGCTAAGAATTGATGAGGACGGAATAGAAAATTGTATATCTATAGCACGAGGAATAGGAGAGATTTTTTATGAGAGAAAAATACCCTTTGGTTTTGTTACCAATGCATTAATACATGGTTTTTCAAGAGAAGAAAATATAATCTATCCATCTTCAGGAGATCTGCATTTTTCTATTTTTATGGAATACTTAGGCAGAATTTCTTATAATGTCAACTTACCTTTAGAGAATATATTAGCAAGCTATTTGGATAAAAGTTCTCTCATTTCTACATATGTTATCATTACCCCTAAAGTTTTAAAGGAGTATATTAATTATATAAACTCCTTAAAAAATGACTTAAATGAAATTATTGTTATTTCAATATATCCTGATAATCTAGAATTTATTTCTAATAGAATAATAAAGTATTTTACAAAAAGAGAAGATGTTGCTTTTATATCTTAA
- a CDS encoding OsmC family protein, whose product MGTITFKAEGKWLGGLKVETEIREKFTIMVDEPQSLGGEDSAPNPVEVVLASLIGCLGIMISIVAKEKNIPINSIKILAEGDLDPQGFMGNPNIRAGYQEVRVKIKIDSPLEREKLEELIQLVEKRCPVSDIIKNPVNLNITLD is encoded by the coding sequence ATGGGAACTATTACTTTTAAAGCAGAAGGAAAATGGTTGGGAGGTCTAAAAGTAGAAACAGAAATTAGAGAAAAGTTTACTATAATGGTGGATGAACCTCAATCTCTCGGAGGAGAAGACTCTGCTCCCAATCCAGTAGAAGTAGTTTTAGCATCTCTAATTGGCTGTTTAGGTATTATGATCTCTATAGTAGCAAAGGAAAAAAATATTCCTATCAATAGTATAAAGATTTTAGCGGAAGGAGATTTAGATCCCCAAGGATTTATGGGAAATCCAAATATTAGAGCAGGTTATCAAGAGGTAAGAGTAAAGATAAAGATTGATTCCCCCCTAGAAAGAGAGAAATTAGAAGAATTAATTCAATTAGTAGAGAAAAGATGTCCTGTATCTGATATTATTAAAAACCCAGTAAATCTTAATATCACTTTAGACTAA
- a CDS encoding rhamnulokinase, translating to MEERQFLAFDLGAESGRALVGILKEDKLVVEEIHRFVNRPVEILGRLYWNVPQIFQEIKEGINKAFSKYPHIESIGIDTWGVDFGLVTKEGYLAGLPVCYRDHRTDGILEKAFKVMPRERIYELTGIQIMQINTLFQLYSMVLENSSLFKSAYKLLFMPDLFNFMLTGEMKTEFSIATTSQLYNPIKDSWEEEIFERFRIPIEIMPELEMPGKEIGKISESIRREFNIKDISVISPCGHDTACAVASVPAEGEDWAYLSSGTWSLMGVELKEPIINKDSLEANFTNEGGVNKTFRFLKNIMGLWLLQSVRRIWMKEGTEFTYSEITKMAEEEKPFQFFINPDDSSFLNPPNMVLAIREYCEKTGQKIPETKGEIVRCILESLAFRYKEVFESLEKIIGRKIKILHIVGGGSQNALLSQFTANVLGIPVMTGPVEATAIGNIMIQAISRGAIKDLSSGRRIIRNSFEPIIYYPKDTEIWEREYKRYKEVIK from the coding sequence ATGGAAGAAAGACAATTTCTTGCCTTTGATTTAGGGGCTGAAAGTGGAAGAGCATTGGTTGGAATTTTAAAAGAAGATAAGTTGGTAGTAGAAGAGATTCATAGATTTGTAAATAGACCTGTAGAAATATTAGGAAGATTATACTGGAATGTACCCCAGATCTTTCAAGAGATAAAAGAAGGAATAAATAAAGCTTTTTCAAAATACCCCCATATTGAAAGTATTGGTATAGATACTTGGGGGGTTGATTTTGGATTAGTCACAAAGGAAGGATATTTAGCAGGTCTTCCCGTATGTTATAGAGATCATAGAACTGATGGAATACTAGAAAAAGCTTTTAAAGTCATGCCCAGGGAGAGGATATATGAGTTAACAGGAATTCAAATAATGCAAATAAATACATTATTTCAATTATATAGTATGGTGCTTGAAAATTCATCTTTATTTAAATCAGCCTATAAACTTCTTTTTATGCCTGATCTTTTTAACTTTATGCTCACAGGTGAAATGAAAACAGAATTTTCCATTGCTACTACCTCTCAACTTTACAATCCTATAAAAGATTCTTGGGAAGAAGAAATATTTGAAAGATTTAGAATTCCTATAGAAATTATGCCAGAGTTAGAAATGCCAGGAAAGGAAATAGGAAAAATTTCTGAAAGCATAAGAAGGGAATTTAATATAAAGGATATCTCAGTAATCTCTCCCTGTGGACATGATACCGCTTGTGCAGTAGCTAGTGTTCCTGCAGAAGGAGAAGACTGGGCTTATTTAAGTTCAGGAACTTGGTCTCTTATGGGGGTAGAACTTAAAGAGCCAATAATTAACAAAGACTCTTTAGAGGCAAATTTCACCAACGAAGGAGGGGTAAATAAAACTTTTAGATTCTTAAAGAATATAATGGGACTTTGGCTTCTCCAAAGTGTAAGAAGAATATGGATGAAAGAAGGAACAGAATTTACTTATTCAGAAATAACAAAAATGGCAGAAGAAGAAAAACCTTTTCAATTTTTTATAAACCCTGATGATAGTTCTTTTCTTAATCCTCCTAATATGGTTCTCGCCATAAGGGAATACTGTGAAAAAACAGGACAAAAAATTCCTGAAACCAAGGGAGAGATTGTAAGATGTATTTTAGAAAGCTTAGCCTTTCGCTACAAAGAAGTCTTTGAAAGTTTAGAGAAAATTATAGGAAGAAAAATAAAAATACTTCATATTGTAGGAGGAGGTTCTCAAAATGCCCTTCTTTCTCAATTTACTGCTAATGTTTTAGGTATTCCTGTAATGACAGGTCCTGTTGAAGCAACAGCCATAGGAAATATTATGATTCAGGCAATATCAAGGGGCGCTATAAAAGATTTGTCCTCGGGAAGAAGAATAATCAGAAATTCCTTTGAACCTATCATTTATTATCCAAAGGATACTGAAATTTGGGAAAGAGAGTACAAAAGATATAAAGAAGTGATAAAATAA
- a CDS encoding archease, whose translation MKRYELLDHTADIGIIAYGPTKESAFEACAEAMFDLITPISEISEKTRFDIEVDAEDLESLLVTWLNELLYVFEVKGLIFKRFEVVLIGNEQLISHGYGEKFDPKKHVLQREIKAVTYNLLKIENQGDKWCIQLVFDI comes from the coding sequence ATGAAAAGGTATGAACTTCTAGACCATACTGCAGATATAGGAATCATAGCTTATGGCCCCACAAAAGAATCTGCCTTTGAGGCTTGTGCAGAAGCAATGTTTGATTTAATTACACCAATTTCTGAGATTTCTGAAAAAACAAGATTTGATATAGAAGTTGATGCTGAAGATTTAGAATCTTTACTAGTTACTTGGCTAAACGAGTTATTGTACGTTTTTGAAGTAAAGGGACTTATCTTCAAAAGATTCGAAGTTGTTTTAATAGGTAATGAGCAATTGATTAGTCATGGCTACGGTGAAAAATTTGATCCTAAGAAACATGTTTTACAAAGAGAAATTAAAGCAGTAACTTATAATTTATTAAAGATCGAGAATCAGGGAGACAAATGGTGTATCCAATTAGTCTTTGATATATAA
- the rhaI gene encoding L-rhamnose isomerase, whose translation MMNYEKSYEILKSKLEEKGIDIRKVEEKLKSFKVETPSWGYGDSGTRFAVFKQKGSARNVKEKIQDSAIVHKLTGICPTVALHIPWDMYDDWDELLNYCKSLGVRPGAINPNLFQEDDYKLGSLCHPEKRVREKAIKHILECIEIAKKLGSRDISLWLADGTNHPGQDDFRRRKKRLEESLEEVYKHLTADMRLLIEYKFFEPAFYHTDIPDWGTAFMLCNKLGERAYVLIDLGHHPLGTNIEQIVAILLDEGKLGGFHFNNKKYADDDLTTGSINPYELFLIFNELVSAEEDGLKVDIAYMIDESHNLKPKIEEMIQSVENIYKTYAKALIIDRKMLRKYQEEQDIVMAENVLISAFDTDVMPLIYKVREEMGVPLDPLKAFRESGYMEKIIKERS comes from the coding sequence ATGATGAATTATGAAAAAAGTTATGAGATATTAAAAAGTAAGTTAGAAGAGAAAGGAATTGATATTAGAAAAGTTGAGGAAAAACTTAAAAGCTTCAAGGTTGAAACTCCTAGCTGGGGATATGGTGATTCAGGAACTCGTTTCGCAGTATTCAAGCAAAAAGGCTCCGCAAGAAATGTAAAGGAAAAAATTCAAGATTCCGCTATAGTTCATAAACTTACTGGGATATGTCCTACTGTTGCTTTACATATTCCTTGGGATATGTATGATGATTGGGATGAACTTTTAAATTATTGCAAATCTTTGGGGGTAAGACCTGGAGCTATAAATCCTAATCTTTTTCAGGAAGATGATTATAAACTGGGAAGTTTGTGCCATCCCGAAAAAAGGGTAAGAGAAAAAGCTATAAAGCATATACTAGAATGCATAGAAATTGCTAAAAAATTGGGTTCAAGAGATATTTCTTTATGGCTTGCAGATGGAACAAATCATCCTGGACAAGATGATTTTAGAAGAAGAAAAAAAAGATTAGAAGAAAGTTTAGAAGAAGTTTATAAACATTTAACAGCAGATATGCGTCTTCTTATTGAATATAAATTTTTTGAACCTGCTTTCTATCATACTGATATTCCCGATTGGGGAACAGCCTTTATGCTATGTAATAAATTGGGAGAAAGAGCCTATGTACTTATAGATTTAGGGCATCATCCTTTAGGTACAAATATTGAACAGATTGTCGCTATTCTTTTAGATGAAGGGAAACTAGGTGGTTTCCATTTTAACAATAAAAAATATGCAGACGATGATTTAACTACAGGTTCCATAAATCCCTATGAGCTTTTCTTAATATTTAATGAATTAGTATCTGCAGAAGAGGATGGTTTAAAGGTAGATATTGCATATATGATAGATGAATCCCATAACCTAAAACCTAAGATTGAGGAAATGATTCAAAGTGTAGAAAATATTTATAAGACTTATGCAAAGGCACTAATAATAGATAGAAAAATGCTAAGAAAATATCAAGAAGAACAAGATATTGTGATGGCAGAAAATGTCCTTATTTCTGCCTTTGATACCGATGTAATGCCATTAATATATAAAGTAAGAGAAGAAATGGGGGTTCCTTTAGATCCACTAAAAGCTTTTAGAGAAAGCGGATATATGGAAAAAATAATTAAGGAAAGAAGCTAA
- a CDS encoding iron-sulfur cluster assembly scaffold protein, whose translation MPLQYSDIVLEHFRNPRNVGVIEDADAMAIEGSPACGDQIVVYLKVDKETRKIIDIKFQSFGCASNIATGSMLTEMVKGKTIDEALKITWKDVTEALGGLPPVKMHCSVLAVDGLKSAIKNYLGEKKEEKLTKENIIEILSQILYPNLSMDILSLKMVNYLNVNEKGKVYIELLISPEDPFKNHIKEEIEERLRKIPEISEIEIKFVY comes from the coding sequence ATGCCATTACAATATTCGGACATAGTTCTTGAGCATTTTAGAAATCCAAGAAACGTGGGAGTAATAGAGGATGCAGATGCCATGGCTATAGAGGGAAGTCCTGCATGTGGAGATCAAATAGTTGTTTATTTAAAAGTAGATAAAGAGACAAGAAAAATAATAGATATTAAGTTTCAGTCCTTTGGATGTGCTTCCAATATCGCTACGGGATCTATGCTTACAGAAATGGTGAAAGGAAAAACTATAGATGAAGCCTTGAAAATTACATGGAAGGATGTAACAGAGGCTCTTGGAGGTCTTCCTCCTGTAAAGATGCATTGTTCTGTGTTGGCAGTGGATGGACTAAAATCCGCAATTAAAAATTACTTAGGAGAGAAAAAAGAAGAAAAGTTAACTAAAGAAAATATTATTGAAATATTATCTCAAATTTTATATCCCAATTTATCCATGGATATTCTTTCCTTAAAAATGGTAAATTATTTAAATGTAAATGAAAAAGGAAAGGTATATATTGAATTATTAATTTCGCCAGAGGATCCTTTCAAGAATCATATAAAGGAAGAGATAGAAGAAAGATTAAGAAAAATTCCGGAGATTAGTGAGATCGAGATAAAGTTTGTATATTAA